In Salminus brasiliensis chromosome 24, fSalBra1.hap2, whole genome shotgun sequence, one genomic interval encodes:
- the LOC140546737 gene encoding histone H2B encodes MPEPAKSAPKKGSKKAVTKTAGKGGKKRRKSRKESYAIYVYKVLKQVHPDTGISSKAMGIMNSFVNDIFERIAGESSRLAHYNKRSTITSREIQTAVRLLLPGELAKHAVSEGTKAVTKYTSSK; translated from the coding sequence atgcctgagccagctaagtccgcgcccaagaagggatccaagaaagccgtgaccaagacggccgggaaaggaggcaagaagcgcagaaagtccaggaaggagagctatgccatctacgtgtacaaggtgctgaagcaggtccaCCCTGACACTGGAATCTCCTCTAAAGCGATGGGCATCATGAACTCGTTCGTGAACGACATCTTCGAGCGCATCGCCGGTGAGTCTTCTCGTTTGGCTCACTACAACAAACGTTCTACTATCACCTCTAGGGAGATCCAGACCGCTGTGCGTCTGCTCCTTCCCGGTGAGTTGGCTAAGCACGCCGTGTCAGAGGGCACAAAGGCCGTCACCAAGTACACGAGCTCCAAGTAA
- the LOC140546851 gene encoding histone H3 has protein sequence MARTKQTARKSTGGKAPRKQLATKAARKSAPATGGVKKPHRYRPGTVALREIRRYQKSTELLIRKLPFQRLVREIAQDFKTDLRFQSSAVMALQEASEAYLVGLFEDTNLCAIHAKRVTIMPKDIQLARRIRGERA, from the coding sequence atggcaagaaccaagcagACCGCCCGTAAGTCCACCGGTGGCAAGGCCCCGAGGAAGCAGCTCGCCACCAAGGCTGCTCGCAAGAGTGCCCCAGCCACCGGCGGCGTGAAAAAGCCTCACCGTTACAGGCCCGGCACCGTGGCTCTGAGGGAGATCCGCCGCTACCAGAAGTCTACTGAGCTGCTGATCCGTAAGCTGCCCTTCCAGCGCCTAGTGCGTGAGATCGCtcaggacttcaagactgatctccgcttccagagctccgccgtcatggccctgcaggaggctagcgaggcgtacttggtgggtctgtttgaagatactaatctgtgcgctatccacgccaagagagtcaccatcatgcctaaagacatccagctggcccgccgtattcgcggagagcgcgcttaa
- the LOC140546962 gene encoding histone H1-like: MAEVAPAPAASAPAKAPKKKAAARPKKAGPSVGELIVKAVSASKERSGVSLAALKKALAAGGYDVEKNNSRVKLAVKSLVTKGTLVQTKGTGASGSFKLNKKQAEAKKKPAAKKPAPKAKKPAAKKPAAAKKPKKVAAKKPTAAKKSPKKAKKPVAAAKKAAKSPKKAKKPAAPKKATKSPKKAKTVKPKAAKPKAAKAKKAAPKKK; the protein is encoded by the coding sequence atggcagaagtcgctccagccccagccgcctcggcgcccgccaaggcccccaagaagaaggccgccgcccgccccaagaaagccggccccagcgtgggcgagctcatcgtcaaggccgtctcggcttccaaggagaggagcggcgtgtctctcgccgccctgaagaaagccctggctgccggcggctacgacgtcgagaagaacaactcacgcgttaagctcgccgtcaagagcctcgtcaccaagggcactctggtgcagaccaaaggcaccggcgcgtcgggctctttcaagcttaacaagaagcaggccgaggcaaagaagaagccggccgccaagaaaccggcacctaaagctaagaagccggccgccaagaaaccagccgcggccaagaagcccaagaaggtagcagccaagaaacccactgcggctaagaaatcccccaagaaggccaagaagcccgtcgcggccgctaagaaggcagcgaagagccccaagaaggccaagaagccggcGGCTCCCAAAAAGGCGACCAAGAGCCCAAAGAAAGCCAAAACGGTCAAGCCTAAAGCAGCTAAGCCCAAAGCGGCGAAGGCGAAAAAGGCTGCCCCTAAGAAGAAGTAA
- the LOC140546925 gene encoding histone H4 — MSGRGKGGKGLGKGGAKRHRKVLRDNIQGITKPAIRRLARRGGVKRISGLIYEETRGVLKVFLENVIRDAVTYTEHAKRKTVTAMDVVYALKRQGRTLYGFGG; from the coding sequence ATGTCAGGCAGAGGCAAGGGCGGGAAAGGCCTTGGGAAAGGAGGCGCCAAGCGTCATCGTAAAGTGCTTCGcgataacatccagggtatcacaAAGCCGGCTATTCGCCGTCTGGCTCGTCGTGGTGGCGTCAAGCGTATCTCCGGTCTGATCTACGAAGAGACCCGCGGTGTGCTCAAAGTGTTCCTGGAAAACGTGATCAGGgacgcagtcacgtacactgagcatgccaaaagaaagaccgtcaccgctatggatgtggtgtacgccctgaagcgccagggacgcactctgtacggattcggaggttaa